One Saccharopolyspora erythraea NRRL 2338 genomic region harbors:
- a CDS encoding DUF3090 domain-containing protein, protein MARVIHVFRQPDRFVAGTVGEPGERVFYLQASEDVRTVSVQLEKQQVSVLAERIGALLDEVRRRFDAELPAEPPEELLDTDPLQVPVEEEFRVGTMGLGWDAETEAVVVELLAVTDEEIDESVVLDDTEEGPDAVRVFLSPGHARAFAERAERVINAGRKPCPLCAEPLDPAGHICPRQNGYRRSDEE, encoded by the coding sequence ATGGCTCGTGTCATCCACGTCTTCCGCCAGCCCGACCGGTTCGTAGCAGGAACGGTCGGTGAGCCCGGCGAACGCGTTTTCTACCTCCAGGCGTCCGAGGACGTCCGCACCGTCAGCGTGCAGCTGGAGAAGCAGCAGGTCTCGGTCCTGGCCGAACGCATCGGCGCCCTCCTGGACGAGGTGCGCAGGCGCTTCGACGCCGAGCTGCCCGCCGAACCGCCCGAGGAACTGCTCGACACCGACCCGCTGCAGGTGCCGGTGGAGGAGGAGTTCCGCGTCGGCACGATGGGCCTGGGCTGGGACGCCGAGACCGAGGCGGTGGTGGTCGAGCTGCTGGCCGTCACCGACGAGGAGATAGACGAGTCGGTGGTGCTCGACGACACCGAGGAGGGCCCCGACGCGGTGCGGGTCTTCCTCAGCCCCGGGCACGCGCGGGCCTTCGCCGAACGCGCCGAGCGGGTCATCAACGCCGGTCGCAAGCCGTGTCCGCTGTGCGCGGAGCCGCTGGACCCCGCCGGGCACATCTGCCCGCGCCAGAACGGCTACCGCCGCTCGGACGAGGAATAG
- a CDS encoding S66 peptidase family protein: MSMRELRRPHRLGPGDAVAVVAPAGPVPAEPLEAGLAQLQEWGLRVVVGKHVRERHPRLDYLAGADADRAADLQQAWCDPEVRAVLCARGGYGSTRILDHLDWDRMSAAGPKVLVGSSDVTALHQAFATQLGLVTVFGPMPATGAFTDDPAAREHLRRTLFEPQSVTIVTRSGADALVPGRARGVTYGGNLSLVASALGAPDAPTPPERGLALLEDVTEDPYRLDRYLTQLLRAGWFDRAGGIALGSWTGCGPLEEVRAVMSDRLGPLGIPIVWELGFGHCDAQRTIPLGVAAELDTDARRLSILQPALL; encoded by the coding sequence ATGAGCATGCGTGAACTACGCCGCCCGCACCGCCTAGGCCCCGGCGACGCGGTCGCGGTGGTCGCCCCGGCGGGGCCGGTGCCCGCGGAACCGCTCGAGGCGGGCCTCGCGCAGCTCCAGGAGTGGGGCCTGCGGGTCGTGGTCGGCAAGCACGTGCGGGAGCGGCACCCGCGGCTGGACTACCTCGCTGGCGCCGACGCCGACCGCGCCGCCGACCTCCAGCAGGCGTGGTGCGACCCCGAGGTGCGCGCCGTGCTGTGCGCGCGCGGCGGCTACGGCAGCACGCGGATCCTCGACCACCTGGACTGGGACCGGATGAGCGCGGCGGGACCGAAGGTGCTGGTCGGCTCCAGCGACGTCACGGCGCTGCACCAGGCGTTCGCCACCCAGCTCGGCCTGGTCACCGTATTCGGCCCGATGCCCGCGACCGGGGCCTTCACCGACGACCCGGCCGCTCGCGAGCACCTGCGCAGAACGCTGTTCGAGCCCCAGTCCGTGACGATCGTGACCCGCTCCGGCGCGGACGCGCTGGTGCCCGGCCGGGCGCGCGGGGTGACCTACGGCGGGAACCTGAGCCTGGTTGCGAGCGCGCTCGGCGCCCCCGACGCGCCCACACCGCCCGAGCGCGGCCTTGCGCTGCTGGAAGACGTCACCGAGGACCCGTACCGGCTCGACAGATACCTGACGCAGCTGCTGCGGGCGGGCTGGTTCGACCGCGCCGGCGGCATCGCGCTGGGCTCGTGGACCGGCTGCGGGCCGCTGGAGGAGGTCCGCGCGGTCATGTCGGACCGCCTCGGTCCGCTGGGCATCCCGATCGTGTGGGAGCTCGGCTTCGGGCACTGCGACGCCCAGCGCACCATCCCGCTCGGCGTGGCCGCCGAGCTCGACACCGACGCGCGCCGACTCAGCATCCTGCAGCCCGCGCTGCTGTGA
- a CDS encoding MBL fold metallo-hydrolase: MARDSLAGVLMSGPVRPAPHPAREWPPSFADRLAAPLPRFRDVMRLMWSVPSRAPLGDADRIPVLRTGLQPVRSTDTALTWVGHATYLVRTGGVSVLTDPVWSTRIPGVPRRLTPPGVAFGDLPAGTASVPGDYGDEEDSQPVDAVVISHNHYDHLDAPTIARLPSSTPVLVPAGLGDWFRRRRFSEVVELDWWETAEVAGLTFDFVPAQHWSRRGVRDTCRSLWGGWVITGPDGRRLYHAGDSGYGPHFAEIGRRLPGIDVAMVPIGAYAPRWFMRPVHMDPEEAVRAVADLGAARAAGMHWGTFALTSEPVLEPLTRFRAAWREAGRDPAELWDLAIGETRVLPA, translated from the coding sequence ATGGCCCGCGATTCCCTGGCCGGCGTTCTGATGTCCGGTCCGGTCCGCCCGGCGCCGCATCCCGCCCGCGAGTGGCCCCCGAGCTTCGCCGACCGCCTCGCCGCGCCGCTGCCGCGCTTCCGCGACGTCATGCGGCTGATGTGGAGCGTGCCGTCGCGGGCGCCGCTGGGCGATGCCGACCGCATCCCGGTCCTGCGCACCGGTCTCCAGCCGGTGCGGTCCACCGACACCGCGCTGACCTGGGTCGGGCACGCCACCTACCTGGTGCGCACGGGAGGCGTCTCGGTGCTCACCGACCCGGTGTGGTCGACGCGGATTCCCGGTGTGCCGAGGAGGCTGACCCCACCCGGCGTGGCCTTCGGCGACCTGCCCGCCGGAACCGCGAGTGTTCCGGGCGACTACGGCGACGAGGAGGACTCCCAGCCGGTGGACGCCGTGGTGATCAGCCACAACCACTACGACCACCTCGACGCGCCGACCATCGCGAGGCTGCCGAGCTCGACGCCCGTGCTGGTCCCGGCCGGACTCGGCGACTGGTTCCGCCGCCGGCGCTTCAGCGAGGTCGTCGAGCTCGACTGGTGGGAGACCGCCGAGGTCGCGGGGCTGACCTTCGACTTCGTGCCCGCCCAGCACTGGAGCAGGCGCGGCGTGCGCGACACCTGCCGCAGCCTCTGGGGCGGCTGGGTGATCACCGGACCGGACGGGCGCCGCCTCTACCACGCGGGCGACAGCGGCTACGGCCCGCACTTCGCCGAGATCGGCCGCCGGCTGCCGGGCATCGACGTGGCGATGGTGCCGATCGGCGCCTACGCGCCGCGCTGGTTCATGCGTCCGGTGCACATGGACCCGGAGGAGGCCGTCCGCGCGGTGGCAGACCTCGGGGCCGCGCGCGCCGCCGGGATGCACTGGGGAACCTTCGCCCTGACCAGCGAGCCGGTGCTGGAACCGCTGACCCGGTTCCGCGCCGCGTGGCGCGAGGCCGGTCGCGACCCCGCGGAGCTGTGGGACCTCGCCATCGGCGAAACGCGAGTGCTGCCCGCGTAG
- a CDS encoding CGNR zinc finger domain-containing protein, which produces MDEWVWDGGRRCLDLVNTYRDRYRDGRELLLGPDELAEWLAVAGLLGAEPGGSARPSSAHLRTALELREAVDRAARARASGARLEPSDIDLINRTARHSHLAARQIRQDGDGAVVSWAPPPVDPVLAALGALAADAVDLLATDPPPAVRVCAAGRCGIRFLDGSPAGNRQWCSMRRCGNREKARQHYARRKALP; this is translated from the coding sequence GGTGTGGGACGGCGGTCGCCGCTGCCTCGACCTGGTCAACACCTACCGCGACCGCTACCGCGACGGGCGCGAGTTGCTGTTGGGGCCGGACGAACTCGCTGAGTGGCTCGCCGTGGCGGGTCTGCTCGGGGCGGAGCCCGGTGGCTCCGCGCGGCCGTCGTCGGCGCACCTGCGCACAGCGCTGGAGCTGCGCGAAGCGGTCGACCGCGCGGCGCGGGCCCGCGCATCCGGCGCGCGGCTCGAACCTTCCGACATCGACCTGATCAACCGCACCGCGCGCCACAGCCACCTGGCCGCCCGGCAGATCCGCCAGGACGGCGACGGCGCGGTGGTGTCCTGGGCTCCGCCACCGGTGGACCCGGTGCTGGCCGCGCTCGGTGCGCTGGCCGCCGACGCCGTCGACCTGCTCGCGACGGACCCGCCGCCCGCGGTCCGCGTCTGCGCGGCCGGCCGCTGCGGCATCCGGTTCCTCGACGGCTCACCCGCCGGCAACCGCCAGTGGTGCTCGATGCGCCGCTGCGGCAACCGGGAGAAGGCCCGCCAGCACTACGCCCGCCGCAAAGCGCTGCCCTGA
- a CDS encoding SDR family oxidoreductase, which translates to MSGLRRDPLPLRGRTALVTGVSRRRGIGHAIARRLAAYGANVFLHHYRAHDVEQPWGADDIDAVVAGVADELTDGARLAHLDADLAEPEQPRRVLDAAAAEFGHVDVLVCNHALSGSDGALGELDAAMLDLHWAVNTRSSVLLAQAFAAAHDGRDGGRIVFMTSGQRLGPMPGEVAYAAAKGALAEITTTLADQLADARITLNTVNPGPVDTGYLGERDWEYVRPMFPSGRYGEPDDPARLIAWLATDEAGWITGQVINTEGGFGRWRPRGTPQTSEDFC; encoded by the coding sequence ATGTCCGGACTCCGACGAGATCCACTTCCGCTGCGCGGCCGCACGGCCCTGGTCACCGGTGTCAGCCGGCGGCGGGGCATCGGCCATGCGATCGCGCGCCGTCTCGCCGCCTACGGCGCGAACGTGTTCCTGCACCACTACCGCGCCCACGACGTCGAACAGCCGTGGGGCGCCGACGACATCGACGCCGTAGTGGCCGGGGTCGCCGACGAGCTCACCGACGGCGCACGCCTCGCTCACCTTGACGCCGACCTCGCCGAACCGGAGCAGCCGCGACGGGTGCTCGACGCCGCGGCAGCCGAGTTCGGCCACGTCGACGTCCTGGTGTGCAACCACGCGCTCAGCGGTTCGGACGGGGCGCTGGGCGAGCTGGACGCGGCGATGCTGGACCTGCACTGGGCCGTCAACACCCGGTCCTCGGTCCTGCTCGCGCAGGCGTTCGCCGCCGCGCACGACGGGCGCGACGGCGGCCGGATCGTCTTCATGACCTCCGGGCAGCGCCTCGGGCCGATGCCGGGGGAGGTCGCCTACGCGGCGGCCAAGGGCGCGCTCGCCGAGATCACCACGACGCTGGCCGACCAGCTCGCCGACGCGCGAATCACGCTCAACACCGTCAATCCGGGCCCTGTGGACACCGGCTACCTGGGCGAACGCGACTGGGAGTACGTGCGGCCGATGTTCCCGTCCGGCCGCTACGGCGAGCCCGACGACCCCGCCCGGCTGATCGCGTGGCTGGCGACCGACGAGGCCGGGTGGATCACCGGCCAGGTGATCAACACCGAGGGCGGCTTCGGGCGCTGGCGCCCCAGGGGAACACCTCAGACGTCTGAGGACTTCTGCTAG
- a CDS encoding SCO1664 family protein: MPAEGAGARELLRRGRIEVQGRLVEASNATLFCGIELDGLAAECVYKPVRGERPLWDFPDGTLAGREIASHLLSESGGWGLVPPTILRDGPFGPGMVQLWIDTEEDSELVDIVAPGEVPDGWLPVLRAQDHHGSPVVLAHADHDSLRGMAVLDAVINNADRKGGHILHTPDGRVFGVDHGVSLNADDKLRTVLWGWIGQDLPDAEVGRLSELRALLEGPLAQDLAEHITPKEVQAVVQRIDQLLEAGVFPAPSGEWPAIPWPAF, encoded by the coding sequence GTGCCCGCCGAGGGGGCCGGTGCTCGTGAGCTGTTGCGGCGGGGCCGGATCGAGGTGCAGGGACGGCTGGTCGAGGCGTCGAACGCGACGCTGTTCTGCGGCATCGAGCTCGACGGGCTGGCGGCCGAGTGCGTCTACAAGCCGGTTCGCGGCGAGCGCCCGCTGTGGGACTTCCCCGACGGCACGCTCGCCGGCCGGGAGATCGCCTCTCACCTGCTGTCGGAGTCCGGCGGGTGGGGGCTGGTGCCGCCGACGATCCTGCGCGACGGGCCGTTCGGGCCGGGCATGGTGCAGCTGTGGATCGACACGGAGGAGGACTCCGAGCTCGTCGACATCGTCGCCCCCGGCGAGGTGCCCGACGGCTGGCTGCCCGTGCTGCGGGCGCAGGACCACCACGGATCGCCGGTGGTGCTGGCCCACGCCGACCACGACTCGCTGCGCGGCATGGCGGTGCTGGACGCGGTGATCAACAACGCCGACCGCAAGGGCGGGCACATCCTGCACACCCCGGACGGCCGCGTGTTCGGTGTCGACCACGGGGTGAGCCTCAACGCCGACGACAAGCTGCGGACGGTGCTGTGGGGCTGGATCGGGCAGGACCTGCCCGATGCCGAGGTCGGACGCCTCAGCGAGCTGCGCGCCCTGCTGGAGGGCCCGCTGGCCCAGGACCTCGCCGAGCACATCACGCCGAAGGAAGTGCAGGCGGTGGTGCAGCGCATCGACCAGCTGCTGGAAGCCGGCGTCTTCCCGGCCCCGTCCGGGGAATGGCCCGCGATTCCCTGGCCGGCGTTCTGA
- a CDS encoding ATP-binding cassette domain-containing protein, whose protein sequence is MVESRRLRRGPVVPEVERALRELLAEGRWAAGEKMPMLGMSARADARWPTLSQGERGRALIARALMPWPRLLLLDEPATGLDLAAREQLVSSLDTLRRQHPDLATVLVTHHLEELPATTTHALLLREGERLAAGPVDDVLTTDRISACFDHPVLINPTPDGRWSARTRAAA, encoded by the coding sequence GTGGTGGAGTCGCGGCGGTTGCGGCGCGGACCGGTGGTCCCCGAAGTCGAGCGGGCCCTTCGCGAACTGCTCGCCGAAGGTCGCTGGGCGGCGGGGGAGAAGATGCCGATGCTGGGCATGAGCGCCCGAGCCGACGCCCGGTGGCCGACCCTGTCCCAGGGCGAACGCGGCCGGGCCCTCATCGCGCGGGCGCTCATGCCGTGGCCGCGGCTCCTGCTGCTCGACGAACCCGCGACCGGCCTCGACCTCGCGGCACGCGAGCAGCTCGTGTCCAGCCTGGACACCCTGCGGCGCCAACACCCCGACCTGGCAACGGTTCTGGTGACCCACCACCTGGAGGAACTCCCGGCGACCACCACCCACGCCCTCCTGCTGCGCGAGGGCGAACGCCTCGCGGCAGGTCCCGTCGACGACGTCCTGACGACCGACCGCATCAGCGCCTGCTTCGACCACCCGGTGCTGATCAACCCCACCCCCGACGGCCGCTGGAGCGCCCGCACCCGCGCCGCGGCGTGA